A part of Candidatus Poribacteria bacterium genomic DNA contains:
- a CDS encoding Hsp20/alpha crystallin family protein has translation MRSLATRPIQDLFSIHNEMSRLFDNWTRPARYRAEGESLDWLPVVDILEANEHVEIRAEIPGLSEQDVQVSVTDDVLTLRGEKTQESEDKDQKYHRVERSYGRFQRSFTLPANLAPEDIKAKFTHGVLTVSIPKVKEVEPKEIQISVE, from the coding sequence ATGAGAAGTCTAGCCACGAGACCGATACAAGATCTTTTTAGCATCCACAATGAGATGAGTCGACTGTTTGATAACTGGACCAGACCTGCGCGCTATCGCGCAGAGGGTGAGAGTTTGGATTGGCTGCCAGTCGTTGACATCTTAGAGGCAAATGAGCACGTTGAGATCCGTGCCGAGATTCCGGGACTTTCTGAGCAGGATGTCCAGGTCTCTGTGACGGACGATGTCCTCACGCTCAGAGGTGAAAAAACGCAGGAAAGCGAAGATAAAGACCAAAAGTATCATCGCGTTGAGCGAAGTTACGGTCGGTTCCAACGGTCTTTCACATTACCAGCGAACTTGGCTCCTGAAGATATCAAAGCCAAATTCACGCACGGTGTGTTGACCGTATCCATTCCAAAAGTAAAAGAGGTTGAACCAAAAGAGATTCAAATCAGTGTTGAATAA
- a CDS encoding Rpn family recombination-promoting nuclease/putative transposase, whose translation MRKQDEDIDFLPPIREFPDRGTKWLLEFGENVEELLQIVASDLADQLDFSQLQQVNQSFIPDNLRKQESDVIYLVPFQSEELGNVWVYLLIEHQSVPSPVMGFRILFYMVNIWDAQRRGWEDTKVPESKWHFRPIIPIVLYTGSQTWEMPITMEVVIDLPQALGRFVPTFDALFLNVKGEDNPDFLHQGHPFRLLLELIRQEDATKANFEVVLRQIVQVLKELPEESPQWSRAIYYLVLLIYHRRPTDEREALMDIVAQTLVERRRIEEVQDMTQTIAESFIQEGEERGEKRGELRAKREAVIKLLQLRFDSIPPSVIKKIKSIRRVDRLNTLFDQAATAQSISEIEIN comes from the coding sequence ATGAGAAAACAGGACGAAGACATCGATTTCTTACCGCCAATTAGAGAGTTTCCCGACAGAGGAACTAAGTGGTTACTGGAATTTGGTGAGAATGTGGAGGAGTTGCTACAAATCGTCGCGAGCGATTTAGCTGATCAACTTGATTTCAGCCAACTCCAACAGGTGAATCAAAGTTTTATCCCCGATAACCTGCGGAAACAAGAATCTGATGTCATCTATTTGGTCCCATTTCAATCTGAAGAATTGGGTAACGTGTGGGTCTATCTTCTTATTGAACACCAATCGGTGCCAAGTCCTGTGATGGGCTTTCGGATCTTGTTCTACATGGTCAATATTTGGGATGCCCAGCGGCGAGGGTGGGAGGATACTAAAGTCCCTGAAAGTAAGTGGCACTTTCGCCCAATTATTCCGATTGTGTTGTATACAGGGAGCCAAACGTGGGAGATGCCGATAACAATGGAGGTAGTCATAGACTTACCTCAAGCTTTAGGTCGATTTGTTCCTACGTTTGATGCCTTGTTCTTGAACGTTAAAGGAGAAGATAACCCAGACTTCCTCCACCAAGGCCACCCATTTCGCCTGTTGTTGGAGCTCATTCGCCAAGAAGATGCGACAAAAGCTAACTTTGAAGTTGTGTTAAGACAGATAGTACAGGTCTTGAAGGAGTTACCAGAAGAATCGCCCCAATGGTCGAGAGCGATATATTATTTGGTCTTGTTAATCTATCATAGGCGACCTACAGATGAACGTGAAGCCTTGATGGATATTGTTGCCCAAACCCTTGTAGAACGTAGGCGAATAGAGGAGGTACAAGACATGACACAAACAATTGCGGAATCCTTCATTCAAGAGGGTGAAGAAAGGGGCGAGAAGCGTGGCGAATTAAGGGCAAAGCGCGAAGCCGTTATCAAGCTGCTCCAACTTCGATTTGACTCCATTCCACCTTCCGTGATAAAGAAAATCAAATCCATCCGCCGCGTGGATCGGCTTAATACCCTGTTCGATCAGGCTGCAACTGCCCAGAGCATTTCGGAAATTGAGATCAATTGA
- a CDS encoding trypsin-like peptidase domain-containing protein: MFKPNSTKWTISLVVIALIIAVGVTINTDNPTFTPQTAIGQTSDSFNQDFEYLERANRAFIEVVNRAKPAVVQVTTTRLVSARQSRSDFFGDDLFEFWFGPRERREPPNQAEPEEQEEVRSGLGSGVIVSEDGYILTNNHVIEGAENIAVVLSNGRKYRAKVAGKDAGRQGTDLAVLKIDGDGLPALPLGNSEELQTGEWVIAIGSPFGLAQTVTRGMVSAKGRTASDINIVEYADFIQTDAAINRGNSGGALINIRGELIGINTAIATGGGFSQSNAGVGFAIPINLAKRIMTQLIEKGEVERGWLGVVLQPINYDLAEKLKLGEPRGALITEAHKGMPAHKAGIRRGDVVIEFDKVTIRDTNHLMHVVAATGVGKTVEVKVIRDGKERVLRVKLEKRTEEVLARLRGRGEPFIPNEDDTTALAGIRVQGLTDELAARYGYEGETGVIVAAVEPRSSAARAGISVGTLIQEIEGVEILNLKDYREQIKAVKDKLKILLYVRRPDGNPAYITLENRSN, from the coding sequence ATGTTTAAGCCAAATTCAACCAAATGGACAATTTCACTCGTAGTTATAGCATTAATAATCGCAGTGGGTGTAACGATCAACACAGATAATCCGACGTTTACCCCTCAGACTGCAATTGGTCAAACCAGCGATAGTTTTAATCAGGACTTTGAATATTTGGAACGGGCAAATCGCGCATTTATTGAAGTGGTAAATCGTGCAAAACCCGCTGTTGTGCAAGTGACGACAACCCGCTTGGTCTCAGCACGCCAGAGCCGTTCTGATTTTTTCGGTGACGATTTATTCGAGTTTTGGTTCGGTCCCCGGGAGCGTCGTGAACCGCCAAATCAAGCCGAACCTGAAGAGCAAGAAGAAGTGCGGAGCGGACTTGGATCCGGTGTCATTGTCAGTGAGGACGGTTACATCTTAACGAACAACCACGTCATTGAAGGCGCAGAGAATATTGCGGTGGTATTGTCGAACGGACGCAAATATCGGGCGAAGGTCGCCGGAAAAGACGCGGGTCGACAAGGCACTGATCTCGCCGTTCTGAAGATTGATGGAGATGGTTTACCTGCCTTGCCCCTCGGCAACTCGGAAGAACTTCAAACTGGAGAATGGGTAATCGCCATCGGCAGCCCATTCGGACTTGCCCAAACAGTAACACGTGGGATGGTCAGTGCAAAAGGACGCACAGCTTCTGATATTAACATCGTCGAGTATGCGGACTTCATCCAAACCGATGCCGCCATCAACCGCGGTAATAGCGGTGGAGCGCTCATTAACATCCGTGGTGAGTTAATTGGCATTAACACGGCAATCGCCACCGGCGGTGGATTTTCACAAAGCAATGCCGGCGTTGGTTTCGCCATCCCGATTAATCTCGCAAAACGGATTATGACCCAATTGATTGAGAAGGGAGAAGTTGAGCGCGGCTGGCTGGGTGTTGTACTTCAGCCTATCAACTACGACTTGGCAGAGAAGTTAAAACTTGGGGAACCCCGTGGCGCCTTGATTACAGAAGCGCACAAAGGGATGCCAGCACACAAAGCCGGCATCCGGCGTGGAGATGTGGTTATCGAATTTGATAAGGTGACTATCCGCGATACGAATCATCTCATGCACGTTGTTGCCGCAACAGGTGTCGGTAAAACAGTTGAAGTGAAAGTGATTCGCGATGGGAAAGAGAGAGTGTTGCGGGTCAAGCTTGAAAAGCGCACTGAAGAAGTGCTTGCAAGGTTAAGGGGTAGGGGCGAACCCTTTATTCCCAATGAAGATGACACGACAGCACTTGCGGGCATTAGAGTACAGGGCTTGACCGACGAACTAGCAGCACGATATGGCTATGAAGGCGAAACCGGCGTGATAGTCGCTGCGGTTGAACCACGAAGCTCCGCCGCTAGAGCAGGGATTAGCGTTGGGACGCTGATTCAGGAGATTGAAGGGGTAGAAATTTTGAACCTGAAAGACTATCGTGAGCAGATTAAAGCAGTTAAGGATAAATTGAAGATTCTGCTATACGTCAGGCGACCGGACGGAAATCCTGCATACATCACGTTGGAAAACCGATCGAACTAA
- a CDS encoding dipeptide ABC transporter ATP-binding protein, translating into MRKSCEPLLRVDNLKTYFRTAEGLALAVDGVSFEIQHNEIFAIVGESGCGKSVTALSISQLVPQPAGFIAGGEIHYKGREITRLPEVEKRKIRGNEIAMIFQEPMTSLNPVFTVGNQILEAIQQHQEIAGKAAKDAAIEMLDLVGIPEPARRFEEYPHQLSGGMRQRVMIAIALSCRPGLLIADEPTTALDVTIQAQILELIKQLQREFGMAVLLITHDLGVVSEMADRVAVMYAGKIVETSNWGTLYHDPHHPYTTKLLDSLPSRQKRGDSLQTIQGRVPQATQYPDGCRFADRCTQVMDGCDTILPPSIEIEAGHHAACHLYNPDFNRTDDAADITAAPTLTTVPSSTSSEPDIAGEPLIQMDNLRVHFPIVKGILKRTVGYVYAVDGVSLTIPKGKTLALVGESGCGKTTLGKAVLRLGVPIQGEIHYDDVDLSQLSRSELHPYRRQLQIIFQDPYSSLNPRAMVGGAIQEGMIAHGIGANRSEREDRVRELMQRVGLSPDMVNRYPHEFSGGQRQRIGIARCLAVEPEFIVCDEATSALDVSVQAQILNLLKELQDDLNLTYLFITHNLSVVEYLADEVAVMYLGRIVERGTTEEIFDQPKHPYTRALLSAVPKVDPETGIEKIQLEGDVPSPINPPKGCHFHPRCPEAMPHCSEAYPDEISFTETHSCRCYLYDMEDTN; encoded by the coding sequence ATGAGAAAATCGTGTGAACCCCTATTGCGCGTTGACAACCTCAAAACCTACTTTCGTACTGCGGAAGGGCTTGCCCTCGCCGTTGATGGAGTGTCCTTTGAGATTCAGCATAACGAGATTTTTGCGATCGTTGGGGAATCCGGCTGCGGCAAGAGCGTGACGGCATTGTCAATTAGTCAGCTTGTGCCGCAGCCTGCGGGATTTATCGCCGGGGGTGAGATTCACTATAAAGGCAGGGAAATCACCCGATTGCCAGAGGTAGAAAAGCGAAAAATTCGTGGCAACGAGATTGCGATGATTTTCCAAGAGCCGATGACCAGTCTCAATCCTGTGTTTACCGTTGGGAATCAGATTCTGGAAGCGATTCAACAGCATCAAGAGATAGCCGGGAAAGCCGCGAAGGACGCCGCTATTGAGATGTTAGATCTCGTCGGCATCCCTGAGCCAGCACGGCGTTTCGAGGAATACCCCCACCAGCTTTCGGGTGGTATGAGACAGCGCGTGATGATAGCGATCGCGTTGTCGTGCCGCCCCGGCTTGCTGATCGCGGACGAACCGACGACCGCGTTAGATGTTACGATTCAGGCGCAGATTCTTGAACTGATTAAGCAGCTCCAACGCGAGTTTGGCATGGCGGTGCTGCTGATTACCCATGACCTCGGTGTTGTCTCCGAGATGGCGGATCGTGTTGCCGTCATGTACGCTGGCAAAATTGTCGAAACCAGCAACTGGGGGACGCTTTACCACGATCCCCACCATCCCTATACGACCAAGCTGCTTGACTCTCTGCCCTCGCGTCAAAAGCGCGGCGATTCCTTGCAAACCATTCAAGGACGGGTCCCGCAGGCGACGCAATACCCTGATGGGTGTCGTTTTGCGGATCGGTGTACCCAAGTCATGGACGGTTGTGATACCATCTTGCCGCCGTCAATTGAAATCGAGGCAGGACATCACGCCGCTTGCCATCTCTACAACCCCGATTTTAATCGCACCGACGATGCAGCAGACATTACTGCTGCCCCAACCTTAACCACTGTACCATCTTCTACCTCTTCCGAGCCAGACATCGCCGGCGAACCACTCATTCAGATGGACAACCTGCGTGTCCATTTTCCGATTGTAAAGGGCATACTCAAGCGGACAGTAGGTTATGTGTATGCGGTGGATGGGGTCAGCCTCACCATTCCTAAAGGGAAAACGCTCGCCCTCGTTGGGGAGTCCGGGTGCGGGAAAACGACGCTCGGCAAGGCGGTTCTTCGGCTTGGTGTTCCGATTCAAGGGGAAATCCATTACGATGACGTTGACCTTTCGCAGTTAAGCCGATCCGAACTTCACCCCTATCGACGACAGCTTCAGATCATCTTCCAAGACCCCTACTCATCGCTGAATCCGCGCGCGATGGTTGGGGGGGCGATTCAGGAGGGCATGATAGCCCACGGCATTGGCGCGAATCGTTCGGAACGGGAAGACCGTGTGCGCGAGCTGATGCAGCGTGTCGGTCTGTCCCCTGATATGGTCAATCGCTATCCTCATGAATTCTCCGGTGGGCAACGTCAACGGATCGGCATTGCCCGGTGTCTAGCTGTTGAACCCGAATTTATCGTTTGCGATGAGGCAACGAGCGCGCTGGATGTCTCCGTGCAGGCACAGATTTTGAACCTGCTCAAGGAACTTCAGGACGACTTGAATCTGACCTACCTGTTTATCACCCACAACCTCTCTGTCGTGGAGTATCTCGCGGACGAAGTAGCCGTGATGTATCTCGGTCGAATCGTTGAGCGGGGAACTACCGAAGAGATCTTTGATCAACCCAAGCACCCTTACACCCGTGCGCTGCTATCGGCTGTACCCAAAGTTGATCCGGAGACCGGCATCGAAAAGATTCAGCTTGAAGGGGATGTGCCATCTCCGATTAACCCACCGAAAGGCTGTCATTTTCATCCGCGTTGCCCTGAAGCGATGCCACATTGCAGCGAGGCGTACCCTGACGAAATCTCGTTCACGGAAACCCATTCGTGCCGATGTTACCTTTATGATATGGAGGATACAAACTGA